A genomic region of Glycine max cultivar Williams 82 chromosome 15, Glycine_max_v4.0, whole genome shotgun sequence contains the following coding sequences:
- the LOC100796088 gene encoding allantoinase isoform X2 produces the protein MEHFVWRVLPLLTILISLVVFFYLQDSYRAHLHPLVKFPRNKCSLLPHRHFWITSKRIVTPQGIISGSVEINEGKIISVIEGYSKQGKSKQEKIIDYGDAVVMPGLIDVHVHLDEPGRTAWEGFDTGTRAASAGGVTTVVDMPLNNHPTTVSKETLKLKLEAAENKIYVDVGFWGGLIPENAHNTSILEGLLSAGVLGLKSFMCSSGISDFPLTTIHHIKEGLSVLAKYRRPLLVHSEIQQHSKKHLELNDKGGPRAYLTYLHTRPPSWEEAAIKELVGVTKDTRKGGPLEGAHVHIVHLSDSSASLDLIKEAKSRGDSISVETCPHYLAFSSEEIPNGDTRFKCSPPIRDAYNREKLWGAVLEGHIDLLSSDHSPTVPQLKLLEEGDFLKAWGGVTSLQFDLPVTWSYGKKHGLTLEQLSLLWSKKPATLAGLESKGAIAVGNHADIVVWKPEVEFDLNEDYPVFLKHPAGFFQMLVSLGHNKRWEVAAGIGH, from the exons ATGGAGCATTTTGTTTGGAGGGTGTTGCCTTTGCTCACAATCCTCATTTCCTTAGTAGTATTCTTCTACTTGCAGGATTCTTACAGGGCCCATTTGCATCCTCTCGTAAAG TTCCCGCGGAATAAGTGCAGCCTTCTTCCCCATCGTCATTTCTGGATAACCAGCAAACGCATTGTGACCCCACAAGGGATCATTTCTGGTTCAG TGGAGATAAATGAAGGGAAAATAATATCTGTCATCGAGGGATATAGTAAGCAGGGGAAGTCTaagcaagaaaaaataattgattatggAGATGCTGTTGTCATGCCTGGCTTGATTGATGT GCACGTACATCTTGATGAGCCAGGAAGAACTGCATGGGAAGGATTTGATACTGGTACCAGAGCTGCTTCTGCTG GTGGTGTAACAACAGTGGTTGACATGCCTCTAAACAATCACCCTACGACTGTGTCTAAGGAAACACTGAAACTTAAG CTTGAAGCTGCAGAGAATAAAATCTATGTTGATGTTG GATTTTGGGGAGGCCTAATCCCTGAAAATGCACATAATACAAGTATTCTTGAAGGTCTCCTAAGTGCCGGTGTTCTCGGTTTGAAG TCTTTTATGTGTTCTTCGGGAATTAGTGACTTTCCTTTGACTACTATTCACCATATCAAG GAGGGATTGTCTGTGTTAGCAAAATATAGAAGGCCTTTACTTGTGCATTCTGAGATTCAACAACATTCTAAAAAACATTTGGAGCTTAATGATAAAGGTGGTCCGCGTGCTTACTTGACCTATCTCCACACTAGGCCACCTTCATG GGAGGAAGCAGCCATTAAAGAACTTGTAGGTGTTACGAAGGACACAAGAAAAGGTGGTCCTTTAGAAGGAGCACATGTTCACATTGTCCACTTGTCTGATTCAAGTGCTTCCTTGGATCTGATTAAG GAAGCAAAAAGTCGTGGTGACAGCATAAGTGTTGAGACTTGTCCCCATTACTTAGCTTTCTCATCTGAAGAGATACCAAATGGAGATACTCGTTTTAAGTGTTCCCCGCCCATTCGTGATGCTTATAACAGAGAAAAATTATGGGGGGCTGTATTA GAGGGACACATTGACCTATTAAGTTCTGATCATTCACCAACTGTGCCTCAACTCAAGCTTCTGGAGGAGGGTGACTTCTTGAAGGCTTGGGGTGGTGTAACATCTTTGCag TTTGATCTTCCAGTGACGTGGTCTTATGGGAAGAAACATGGACTAACTCTAGAACAGTTGTCGTTATTGTGGAGCAAGAAACCTGCAACACTTGCGGGGTTAGAATCAAAA gGGGCCATTGCAGTTGGAAACCATGCAGATATTGTAGTTTGGAAACCAGAGGTGGAGTTTGACCTGAATGAAGATTATCCTGTTTTCCTTAAACATCCT GCAGGTTTCTTTCAGATGCTAGTTTCTTTGGGGCACAATAAGAGATGGGAAGTAGCTGCCGGCATCGGCCATTGA
- the LOC100796088 gene encoding allantoinase isoform X1: protein MEHFVWRVLPLLTILISLVVFFYLQDSYRAHLHPLVKFPRNKCSLLPHRHFWITSKRIVTPQGIISGSVEINEGKIISVIEGYSKQGKSKQEKIIDYGDAVVMPGLIDVHVHLDEPGRTAWEGFDTGTRAASAGGVTTVVDMPLNNHPTTVSKETLKLKLEAAENKIYVDVGFWGGLIPENAHNTSILEGLLSAGVLGLKSFMCSSGISDFPLTTIHHIKEGLSVLAKYRRPLLVHSEIQQHSKKHLELNDKGGPRAYLTYLHTRPPSWEEAAIKELVGVTKDTRKGGPLEGAHVHIVHLSDSSASLDLIKEAKSRGDSISVETCPHYLAFSSEEIPNGDTRFKCSPPIRDAYNREKLWGAVLEGHIDLLSSDHSPTVPQLKLLEEGDFLKAWGGVTSLQFDLPVTWSYGKKHGLTLEQLSLLWSKKPATLAGLESKGAIAVGNHADIVVWKPEVEFDLNEDYPVFLKHPSLSAYMGRRLSGKVLETFVRGNLVFKKGKHAHAACGVPILAK from the exons ATGGAGCATTTTGTTTGGAGGGTGTTGCCTTTGCTCACAATCCTCATTTCCTTAGTAGTATTCTTCTACTTGCAGGATTCTTACAGGGCCCATTTGCATCCTCTCGTAAAG TTCCCGCGGAATAAGTGCAGCCTTCTTCCCCATCGTCATTTCTGGATAACCAGCAAACGCATTGTGACCCCACAAGGGATCATTTCTGGTTCAG TGGAGATAAATGAAGGGAAAATAATATCTGTCATCGAGGGATATAGTAAGCAGGGGAAGTCTaagcaagaaaaaataattgattatggAGATGCTGTTGTCATGCCTGGCTTGATTGATGT GCACGTACATCTTGATGAGCCAGGAAGAACTGCATGGGAAGGATTTGATACTGGTACCAGAGCTGCTTCTGCTG GTGGTGTAACAACAGTGGTTGACATGCCTCTAAACAATCACCCTACGACTGTGTCTAAGGAAACACTGAAACTTAAG CTTGAAGCTGCAGAGAATAAAATCTATGTTGATGTTG GATTTTGGGGAGGCCTAATCCCTGAAAATGCACATAATACAAGTATTCTTGAAGGTCTCCTAAGTGCCGGTGTTCTCGGTTTGAAG TCTTTTATGTGTTCTTCGGGAATTAGTGACTTTCCTTTGACTACTATTCACCATATCAAG GAGGGATTGTCTGTGTTAGCAAAATATAGAAGGCCTTTACTTGTGCATTCTGAGATTCAACAACATTCTAAAAAACATTTGGAGCTTAATGATAAAGGTGGTCCGCGTGCTTACTTGACCTATCTCCACACTAGGCCACCTTCATG GGAGGAAGCAGCCATTAAAGAACTTGTAGGTGTTACGAAGGACACAAGAAAAGGTGGTCCTTTAGAAGGAGCACATGTTCACATTGTCCACTTGTCTGATTCAAGTGCTTCCTTGGATCTGATTAAG GAAGCAAAAAGTCGTGGTGACAGCATAAGTGTTGAGACTTGTCCCCATTACTTAGCTTTCTCATCTGAAGAGATACCAAATGGAGATACTCGTTTTAAGTGTTCCCCGCCCATTCGTGATGCTTATAACAGAGAAAAATTATGGGGGGCTGTATTA GAGGGACACATTGACCTATTAAGTTCTGATCATTCACCAACTGTGCCTCAACTCAAGCTTCTGGAGGAGGGTGACTTCTTGAAGGCTTGGGGTGGTGTAACATCTTTGCag TTTGATCTTCCAGTGACGTGGTCTTATGGGAAGAAACATGGACTAACTCTAGAACAGTTGTCGTTATTGTGGAGCAAGAAACCTGCAACACTTGCGGGGTTAGAATCAAAA gGGGCCATTGCAGTTGGAAACCATGCAGATATTGTAGTTTGGAAACCAGAGGTGGAGTTTGACCTGAATGAAGATTATCCTGTTTTCCTTAAACATCCT AGCCTCTCTGCTTACATGGGAAGAAGGTTATCAGGAAAAGTTTTGGAGACTTTTGTTAGAGGAAACCTTGTGTTTAAGAAAGGAAAGCATGCTCATGCAGCCTGTGGTGTTCCAATTCTAGCCAAATGA
- the LOC100796088 gene encoding allantoinase isoform X3, which yields MEHFVWRVLPLLTILISLVVFFYLQDSYRAHLHPLVKFPRNKCSLLPHRHFWITSKRIVTPQGIISGSVEINEGKIISVIEGYSKQGKSKQEKIIDYGDAVVMPGLIDVHVHLDEPGRTAWEGFDTGTRAASAGGVTTVVDMPLNNHPTTVSKETLKLKLEAAENKIYVDVGFWGGLIPENAHNTSILEGLLSAGVLGLKSFMCSSGISDFPLTTIHHIKEGLSVLAKYRRPLLVHSEIQQHSKKHLELNDKGGPRAYLTYLHTRPPSWEEAAIKELVGVTKDTRKGGPLEGAHVHIVHLSDSSASLDLIKEAKSRGDSISVETCPHYLAFSSEEIPNGDTRFKCSPPIRDAYNREKLWGAVLEGHIDLLSSDHSPTVPQLKLLEEGDFLKAWGGVTSLQGAIAVGNHADIVVWKPEVEFDLNEDYPVFLKHPAGFFQMLVSLGHNKRWEVAAGIGH from the exons ATGGAGCATTTTGTTTGGAGGGTGTTGCCTTTGCTCACAATCCTCATTTCCTTAGTAGTATTCTTCTACTTGCAGGATTCTTACAGGGCCCATTTGCATCCTCTCGTAAAG TTCCCGCGGAATAAGTGCAGCCTTCTTCCCCATCGTCATTTCTGGATAACCAGCAAACGCATTGTGACCCCACAAGGGATCATTTCTGGTTCAG TGGAGATAAATGAAGGGAAAATAATATCTGTCATCGAGGGATATAGTAAGCAGGGGAAGTCTaagcaagaaaaaataattgattatggAGATGCTGTTGTCATGCCTGGCTTGATTGATGT GCACGTACATCTTGATGAGCCAGGAAGAACTGCATGGGAAGGATTTGATACTGGTACCAGAGCTGCTTCTGCTG GTGGTGTAACAACAGTGGTTGACATGCCTCTAAACAATCACCCTACGACTGTGTCTAAGGAAACACTGAAACTTAAG CTTGAAGCTGCAGAGAATAAAATCTATGTTGATGTTG GATTTTGGGGAGGCCTAATCCCTGAAAATGCACATAATACAAGTATTCTTGAAGGTCTCCTAAGTGCCGGTGTTCTCGGTTTGAAG TCTTTTATGTGTTCTTCGGGAATTAGTGACTTTCCTTTGACTACTATTCACCATATCAAG GAGGGATTGTCTGTGTTAGCAAAATATAGAAGGCCTTTACTTGTGCATTCTGAGATTCAACAACATTCTAAAAAACATTTGGAGCTTAATGATAAAGGTGGTCCGCGTGCTTACTTGACCTATCTCCACACTAGGCCACCTTCATG GGAGGAAGCAGCCATTAAAGAACTTGTAGGTGTTACGAAGGACACAAGAAAAGGTGGTCCTTTAGAAGGAGCACATGTTCACATTGTCCACTTGTCTGATTCAAGTGCTTCCTTGGATCTGATTAAG GAAGCAAAAAGTCGTGGTGACAGCATAAGTGTTGAGACTTGTCCCCATTACTTAGCTTTCTCATCTGAAGAGATACCAAATGGAGATACTCGTTTTAAGTGTTCCCCGCCCATTCGTGATGCTTATAACAGAGAAAAATTATGGGGGGCTGTATTA GAGGGACACATTGACCTATTAAGTTCTGATCATTCACCAACTGTGCCTCAACTCAAGCTTCTGGAGGAGGGTGACTTCTTGAAGGCTTGGGGTGGTGTAACATCTTTGCag gGGGCCATTGCAGTTGGAAACCATGCAGATATTGTAGTTTGGAAACCAGAGGTGGAGTTTGACCTGAATGAAGATTATCCTGTTTTCCTTAAACATCCT GCAGGTTTCTTTCAGATGCTAGTTTCTTTGGGGCACAATAAGAGATGGGAAGTAGCTGCCGGCATCGGCCATTGA
- the LOC100798222 gene encoding stem-specific protein TSJT1, with the protein MLAVFAKAIGKPPEELRLPAMGSNNSKTPEEIVQKFQSLWPDSAVYNLPHGNFMALSHEDESPIHPRCIVVLDDIFCIFMGALANIAELRHHYGLPRQATEAMIVIEAYKALRDRAPYPPDQVAKHLDGKFAFIIFDAKTYTLFIARDREGSVKFQWGMARDGSLVCSDDPTIIREGCGQACAAFPPGCIFINGSGLTSFDHPLHKVQAVAHEDDSGNILSVYFQVDLYTKIPSIPRTGSAANWADAVAEVKGE; encoded by the exons ATGTTGGCGGTGTTTGCAAAAGCCATTGGAAAACCACCGGAGGAACTGAGGCTTCCGGCAATGGGGTCCAATAATTCAAAGACCCCAGAAGAAATTGTACAGAAATTTCAATCTTTGTGGCCAGATTCTGCAGTTTACAACCTTCCACATGGGAATTTTATGGCTCTGTCTCATGAAGATGAAAGTCCAATACACCCCAG GTGTATTGTTGTTTTGGATGATATCTTCTGCATTTTTATGGGAGCTCTAGCAAACATAGCTGAGCTTAGACATCATTATGGGCTCCCAAGACAAGCAACAGAAGCCATGATTGTGATTGAAGCCTATAAGGCCCTAAGAGATCGCGCTCCCTACCCACCTGACCAAGTTGCTAAACATCTTGATGGAAAATTTGCATTCATCATCTTTGATGCCAAGACATATACTCTTTTTATAGCCAGG GATCGTGAAGGAAGTGTGAAATTTCAATGGGGAATGGCAAGAGATGGATCCTTAGTCTGTTCTGATGACCCTACAATCATCAGAGAGGGATGTGGACAAGCTTGTGCAGCTTTTCCTCCGG GGTGCATTTTCATCAATGGAAGTGGGTTGACAAGCTTTGATCATCCACTGCACAAGGTTCAAGCTGTTGCGCATGAAGATGACAGTGGAAACATCTTGAGTGTATATTTTCAGGTGGATTTGTACACAAAGATTCCCAGCATTCCTCGCACTGGAAGTGCTGCTAATTGGGCTGATGCAGTTGCTGAAGTCAAGGGAGAATAA
- the LOC100527222 gene encoding rubber elongation factor superfamily protein: protein MDADSQPQQLEERTEEQELKYLEFVQFATIQALMRCAILYSYAKERAGPLKPGVDTVEEAVKTVVAPVYDRFHLVPGEVLKYADRKVAELDSHVPSNVKKVSSQACSVVSEVRRDGVSAYAKTVYSKYEPTAEQCAVSAWRKLNQLPLFPQVANVVLPKAAYCTEKYNEAVVSSAEKGYRVSAYLPLVPTEKIAKVFGGN from the exons ATGGACGCCGATTCACAACCTCAACAACTC GAAGAGAGAACAGAGGAGCAAGAACTGAAGTACCTGGAATTCGTGCAATTCGCGACCATACAGGCTCTGATGCGCTGCGCCATCCTCTACTCATACGCCAAGGAGCGCGCGGGTCCTCTGAAGCCCGGTGTCGACACCGTGGAGGAGGCCGTGAAGACCGTCGTGGCTCCGGTCTACGATAGGTTCCACCTTGTCCCCGGCGAGGTCCTCAAATACGCGGATCGGAAGGTTGCCGAGTTAGACAGCCACGTTCCCTCCAACGTGAAGAAGGTCTCCTCCCAGGCCTGCTCCGTCGTCTCTGAAGTCCGCCGCGATGGCGTCTCCGCCTACGCCAAGACCGTTTACTCCAAGTACGAGCCTACGGCGGAGCAGTGCGCAGTGTCTGCATGGCGGAAGCTCAACCAGCTTCCGCTCTTCCCTCAGGTGGCCAATGTTGTGTTGCCCAAGGCTGCCTATTGCACCGAGAAGTACAACGAGGCGGTTGTTTCCTCTGCTGAGAAAGGTTACAGGGTTTCTGCTTATCTTCCTTTGGTGCCTACTGAGAAGATCGCCAAAGTCTTCGGTGGAAACTGA
- the LOC100805658 gene encoding pentatricopeptide repeat-containing protein At4g21705, mitochondrial, with amino-acid sequence MIRRIIAVVSRSYYTSRSKKPSLYSKISPLGNPNTSVVPVLDDWVFKGNKLRVAELQRIIRDLRKRSRFSQALQISEWMHNKGVCIFSPTEYAVHLDLIGKVHGFSSAETYFDALKDQHKTNKTYGALLNCYVRQRQTDKALSHLQKMKDLGFASSPLTYNDIMCLYTNIGQHEKVPDVLREMKQNQVLPDNFSYRICINSYGVRSDFGGVERVLKEMETQPNIVMDWNTYSIAANFYIKAGLTRDAVCALRKSEERLDNKDGQGYNHLISLYAQLGLKNEVMRIWDLEKNACKRCINRDFTTLLESLVKLGELDEAEKILKEWESSDNCYDFGIPSIVIIGYSQKGLHEKALAMLEELQNKEKVTTPNCWSIVAGGYIHKGEMEKAFKCFKTALSLYVENKGWKPNAKVIAELLRWIGDNGSVEDAEVLVSLLRNAVPVNRQMYHTLIKTYIRGGKEVDDLLGRMEKDGIDENKETKKIINKKNA; translated from the exons ATGATTCGCAGAATCATCGCAGTGGTGAGCAGATCATACTACACGAGCAGGTCGAAGAAACCGAGCCTGTACTCGAAAATCAGCCCCCTCGGGAATCCCAACACTAGTGTGGTACCGGTGCTCGACGATTGGGTGTTCAAGGGGAACAAGCTTCGTGTCGCAGAACTTCAACGCATCATTCGTGACCTTCGCAAACGCAGTAGGTTCTCCCAAGCCCTCCAG ATATCTGAGTGGATGCACAACAAAGGTGTGTGCATATTTTCTCCAACGGAATATGCCGTGCATTTGGATCTGATTGGCAAGGTTCATGGATTCTCTTCTGCAGAAACCTATTTTGATGCCTTGAAGGATCAACACAAAACCAATAAGACCTACGGTGCTCTCTTGAATTGCTATGTTCGCCAGCGCCAAACCGATAAGGCGCTGTCCCATTTGCAGAAAATGAAGGACTTGGGGTTTGCTTCATCGCCTCTGACTTATAATGACATTATGTGTCTATATACAAATATTGGACAGCATGAGAAGGTTCCGGATGTGCTTCGTGAGATGAAACAAAACCAAGTCTTGCCAGACAACTTCAGCTACAGGATCTGTATAAATTCTTATGGTGTGAGGTCTGATTTTGGTGGAGTGGAAAGAGTATTGAAAGAGATGGAGACTCAGCCAAACATTGTCATGGACTGGAATACTTATTCTATTGCGGCCAATTTTTACATAAAAGCAGGACTTACAAGGGATGCGGTTTGTGCCCTAAGGAAATCTGAGGAAAGGCTGGACAACAAAGATGGCCAGGGTTACAATCATCTCATCTCTCTTTATGCCCAACTTGGACTGAAGAATGAGGTCATGAGAATATGGGATCTGGAGAAAAATGCTTGCAAGAGGTGCATAAACAGGGATTTCACGACCTTGTTAGAATCTCTTGTAAAGCTTGGGGAGCTCGATGAAGCTGAGAAAATACTCAAGGAATGGGAATCCTCTGACAATTGTTATGATTTTGGAATCCCAAGTATTGTAATCATTGGGTATTCACAAAAAGGTTTGCACGAGAAAGCCTTAGCCATGCTTGAAGAGTTACAAAACAAGGAAAAGGTCACCACCCCAAACTGTTGGTCTATAGTGGCAGGTGGATACATTCACAAGGGTGAGATGGAGAAAGCATTTAAGTGCTTTAAAACAGCCCTCTCTTTGTACGTTGAAAATAAAGGATGGAAGCCAAACGCAAAGGTGATTGCAGAACTATTGCGTTGGATTGGTGATAATGGCAGTGTTGAAGATGCAGAAGTTTTGGTCAGCTTATTAAGAAATGCCGTCCCAGTGAATAGACAAATGTATCACACCCTAATCAAGACTTATATACGAGGTGGAAAAGAAGTGGACGACCTTTTGGGCCGCATGGAAAAAGATGGCATcgatgaaaacaaagaaactaAGAAAATCATTAACAAGAAGAATGCTTAA
- the LOC100809923 gene encoding putative tRNA (cytidine(32)/guanosine(34)-2'-O)-methyltransferase isoform X1 → MGRASRDKRDIYYRKAKEEGWRARSAFKLLQIDEEFNLFDGVKRVVDLCAAPGSWSQVLSRKLYLPAKLAPDAKDENLPLIVAIDLQPMAPIEGVIQVQGDITNARTAEVVIRHFDGCKADLVVCDGAPDVTGLHDMDEFVQSQLLLAGLTIVTHVLKEGGKFIAKIFRGKDTSLLYCQLKLFFPVVTFAKPKSSRNSSIEAFAVCENYSPPEGFNPKDLHRLLEKVGSPSGVDDTDCCSGWLEGPNKVYIPFLACGDLSGYDSDRSYPLPKVAGGTYQSLDPVQPPIAPPYKRALELKKASSQGFRELENLSLDS, encoded by the exons ATGGGGAGAGCTTCAAGGGATAAGAGG GATATCTATTACcggaaagcaaaagaagaaggTTGGCGAGCTCGAAGTGCGTTTAAACTCCTTCAGATAGACGAGGAATTCAACCTTTTTGATG gaGTGAAGCGTGTTGTAGATTTATGTGCTGCCCCAGGTAGCTGGAGTCAG GTTTTGAGTCGTAAATTGTATCTCCCAGCCAAGCTTGCACCTGATGCAAA GGATGAAAATCTTCCTCTTATTGTAGCTATTGATTTGCAACCAATGGCTCCAATTGAAGGTGTCATCCAGGTGCAGGGTGATATAACTAACGCTCGGACAGCTGAAGTG GTCATTAGACATTTTGATGGTTGCAAGGCTGACCTAGTTGTGTGTGATGGTGCGCCTGATG TTACTGGCCTTCATGACATGGATGAATTTGTACAATCCCAACTCTTACTTGCA GGGTTGACAATTGTTACTCATGTACTTAAGGAAGGAGGGAAGTTTATTGCAAAGATATTTAGAGGAAAGGACACAAGCCTTCTATATTGTCAG ctaaaattatttttccctGTAGTGACGTTCGCAAAACCAAAAAGCAGCCGTAATTCCAGCATAG AGGCATTTGCAGTTTGTGAAAACTATTCCCCTCCTGAAGGATTCAATCCAAAAGATCTTCATCGCCTTCTTGAGAAGGTTGGAAGTCCCTCAGGGGTAGATGATACAG ATTGTTGTAGTGGTTGGCTGGAAGGCCCTAATAAGGTGTATATCCCATTTCTAGCTTGTGGTGACCTCAGTGGGTATGATTCTGATCGCTCATATCCACTACCTAAAGTTGCCGGGGGAACATATCAGAGCTTGGATCCTGTGCAGCCCCCTATTGCCCCACCTTACAAGAGAGCTTTGGAGTTAAAAAAAGCTTCCAGTCAAGGATTCCGTGAACTTGAAAACCTCTCATTGGATTCTTGA
- the LOC100809923 gene encoding putative tRNA (cytidine(32)/guanosine(34)-2'-O)-methyltransferase isoform X2 encodes MGRASRDKRDIYYRKAKEEGWRARSAFKLLQIDEEFNLFDGVKRVVDLCAAPGSWSQVLSRKLYLPAKLAPDAKDENLPLIVAIDLQPMAPIEGVIQVQGDITNARTAEVVIRHFDGCKADLVVCDGAPDVTGLHDMDEFVQSQLLLAGLTIVTHVLKEGGKFIAKIFRGKDTSLLYCQLKLFFPVVTFAKPKSSRNSSIEAFAVCENYSPPEGFNPKDLHRLLEKVGSPSGVDDTVISAYGLQIVVVVGWKALIRCISHF; translated from the exons ATGGGGAGAGCTTCAAGGGATAAGAGG GATATCTATTACcggaaagcaaaagaagaaggTTGGCGAGCTCGAAGTGCGTTTAAACTCCTTCAGATAGACGAGGAATTCAACCTTTTTGATG gaGTGAAGCGTGTTGTAGATTTATGTGCTGCCCCAGGTAGCTGGAGTCAG GTTTTGAGTCGTAAATTGTATCTCCCAGCCAAGCTTGCACCTGATGCAAA GGATGAAAATCTTCCTCTTATTGTAGCTATTGATTTGCAACCAATGGCTCCAATTGAAGGTGTCATCCAGGTGCAGGGTGATATAACTAACGCTCGGACAGCTGAAGTG GTCATTAGACATTTTGATGGTTGCAAGGCTGACCTAGTTGTGTGTGATGGTGCGCCTGATG TTACTGGCCTTCATGACATGGATGAATTTGTACAATCCCAACTCTTACTTGCA GGGTTGACAATTGTTACTCATGTACTTAAGGAAGGAGGGAAGTTTATTGCAAAGATATTTAGAGGAAAGGACACAAGCCTTCTATATTGTCAG ctaaaattatttttccctGTAGTGACGTTCGCAAAACCAAAAAGCAGCCGTAATTCCAGCATAG AGGCATTTGCAGTTTGTGAAAACTATTCCCCTCCTGAAGGATTCAATCCAAAAGATCTTCATCGCCTTCTTGAGAAGGTTGGAAGTCCCTCAGGGGTAGATGATACAG TAATCAGTGCATATGGGTTACAGATTGTTGTAGTGGTTGGCTGGAAGGCCCTAATAAGGTGTATATCCCATTTCTAG
- the LOC100813684 gene encoding pentatricopeptide repeat-containing protein At1g08070, chloroplastic, producing the protein MKVQNLNQIAIRAQQQLITNPNPQFLNPLLSQLTNSQNAFFDLYNQILSHPFSHNHYTFTHALRACYSHHSRSKALEIHAHLVKSGHYLDLFLQNSLLHFYLAHNDVVSASNLFRSIPSPDVVSWTSLVSGLAKSGFEAQALHHFTNMNAKPKIVRPNAATLVAALCACSSLGALGLGKSAHAYGLRMLIFDGNVIFDNAVLELYAKCGALKNAQNLFDKVFARDVVSWTTLLMGYARGGYCEEAFAVFKRMVLNAEAEPNEATVVTVLSASASIGALSLGQWVHSYIDSRYDLVVDGNIENALLNMYVKCGDMQMGLRVFDMIVHKDAISWGTVICGLAMNGYEKKTLELFSRMLVEVVEPDDVTFIGVLSACSHAGLVNEGVMFFKAMRDFYGIVPQMRHYGCMVDMYGRAGLLEEAEAFLRSMPVEAEGPIWGALLQACKIHGNEKMSEWIMGHLKGKSVGVGTLALLSNMYASSERWDDANKVRKSMRGTRLKKVAGCSWVELEMFNNRLDSNLCAA; encoded by the coding sequence ATGAAAGTTCAGAATCTGAATCAAATAGCAATTCGTGCTCAACAACAACTAATCACAAACCCTAACCCCCAATTCTTGAACCCCTTACTGTCACAACTCACGAATTCACAAAATGCTTTCTTTGATCTTTACAACCAGATACTCTCACACCCTTTCTCCCACAACCACTACACCTTCACCCACGCCCTCAGGGCCTGCTACTCCCACCACTCGCGCTCCAAAGCGCTTGAAATCCACGCGCACCTCGTAAAATCGGGGCACTACCTTGACCTCTTCCTCCAGAACTCGCTCCTCCACTTTTACCTCGCCCACAACGACGTCGTCTCCGCCTCAAACCTCTTCCGATCCATTCCCTCCCCCGACGTCGTTTCATGGACCTCACTCGTTTCGGGCCTCGCCAAGTCCGGCTTCGAGGCCCAAGCCCTTCACCATTTTACCAACATGAACGCGAAGCCCAAAATCGTCAGGCCCAATGCAGCCACCCTCGTTGCCGCGTTGTGCGCGTGTTCCTCTCTCGGGGCTCTGGGACTCGGCAAGTCTGCTCACGCTTATGGACTGAGGATGTTAATCTTCGATGGGAATGTTATCTTTGATAACGCTGTGTTGGAGTTGTACGCCAAGTGTGGGGCGTTGAAGAATGCACAGAACCTGTTCGATAAAGTTTTTGCAAGAGACGTGGTTTCTTGGACCACGTTGTTGATGGGTTACGCGCGTGGTGGTTATTGCGAAGAGGCTTTTGCTGTGTTTAAACGAATGGTGCTTAATGCAGAAGCTGAGCCTAATGAAGCAACTGTTGTAACTGTGTTATCAGCCAGTGCCTCTATTGGAGCCTTGAGTTTGGGGCAGTGGGTGCATTCGTATATTGACTCAAGATATGACCTTGTGGTTGATGGAAATATTGAGAACGCGTTGCTTAACATGTATGTCAAGTGTGGAGACATGCAAATGGGGTTAAGGGTTTTTGATATGATAGTGCACAAGGATGCTATCTCGTGGGGCACTGTTATTTGTGGACTTGCCATGAACGGCTATGAGAAAAAAACATTGGAGCTATTTTCACGCATGTTGGTTGAAGTGGTTGAGCCTGATGATGTTACGTTTATTGGGGTGTTATCTGCATGCAGCCATGCAGGTTTGGTGAATGAAGGGGTTATGTTTTTCAAAGCAATGAGGGATTTTTATGGCATTGTGCCGCAGATGAGGCATTATGGTTGCATGGTGGACATGTATGGACGTGCTGGTTTGCTTGAGGAGGCTGAGGCTTTCCTTAGAAGCATGCCTGTTGAAGCTGAAGGGCCCATTTGGGGGGCTCTTCTTCAGGCATGCAAAATTCATGGTAATGAGAAGATGTCTGAATGGATTATGGGACACCTCAAGGGGAAAAGTGTTGGTGTTGGTACTCTTGCTTTGCTGTCTAATATGTATGCGAGTTCTGAAAGATGGGATGATGCTAATAAGGTTCGGAAGAGTATGAGAGGCACTAGATTGAAGAAAGTAGCGGGATGTAGCTGGGTTGAGCTTGAGATGTTCAACAACAGATTGGATTCAAATTTATGTGCTGCCTAG